In one Candidatus Hydrogenedentota bacterium genomic region, the following are encoded:
- a CDS encoding thiamine pyrophosphate-dependent enzyme, whose amino-acid sequence RPRQWLTSGGLGTMGFGLPAAIGASLACPGRRVVCFSGDGSLLMNVQELVTAVEENVNVKIIVMDNRSLGLVHQQQDLFYGHRIFASDYRVATDFCAVARGFGMRSADLGTARDPAGVLAEALAAAGPCLIHAPIDVNQKVYPMVPPGAANRDMLASEPMPA is encoded by the coding sequence CGTCCGCGGCAATGGCTGACGTCGGGCGGACTGGGCACCATGGGTTTCGGGCTGCCTGCTGCTATCGGCGCGTCGCTGGCCTGCCCCGGGCGGCGCGTGGTGTGTTTCAGCGGCGACGGCAGCCTGTTGATGAACGTCCAGGAACTGGTGACCGCCGTTGAAGAGAACGTGAACGTCAAGATCATTGTCATGGACAACAGGTCACTGGGCCTGGTGCATCAACAACAGGATCTCTTCTACGGACACCGGATTTTCGCATCCGATTACCGCGTGGCAACCGATTTCTGCGCGGTCGCGCGAGGGTTCGGCATGCGGTCCGCTGATCTGGGGACGGCGCGGGACCCGGCGGGTGTGCTTGCGGAAGCGCTGGCGGCGGCGGGGCCGTGTCTGATCCATGCGCCTATCGACGTGAACCAGAAAGTGTATCCGATGGTGCCGCCGGGCGCCGCGAACCGCGACATGCTCGCGTCGGAACCCATGCCGGCTTGA
- the ilvN gene encoding acetolactate synthase small subunit: MSIATESTAISALPRTVLELTVRNHPGVMSHVCGLFSRRAYNVEGILCMAFGDGSLSHIWLLVNEDARLDQMIKQTEKLYDVRTVRRRPATHEVFTQLEAFFRE; the protein is encoded by the coding sequence ATGAGTATCGCAACGGAATCAACGGCCATCTCGGCATTACCGCGCACGGTGCTGGAATTGACGGTCAGAAACCATCCGGGCGTGATGTCGCACGTGTGCGGACTGTTCTCGCGCCGGGCCTACAACGTCGAGGGCATTTTGTGCATGGCTTTCGGCGACGGGTCCCTCAGCCACATCTGGTTGCTGGTAAACGAAGATGCCCGTCTCGACCAGATGATCAAACAAACCGAGAAACTGTATGACGTGCGCACCGTGCGCCGCCGCCCCGCCACCCACGAGGTGTTCACGCAGCTGGAAGCGTTTTTTCGGGAGTGA